One Monomorium pharaonis isolate MP-MQ-018 chromosome 4, ASM1337386v2, whole genome shotgun sequence DNA segment encodes these proteins:
- the LOC105829999 gene encoding DNA-binding protein RFXANK: MENQVHSELTMKKEREDEDEIKEEEGRCSAESEKSVTPDGSAIGIRPKPLICKPENVNCKSEPIETKWAPGHWAPGAWQDATRTSAFQPYKPPTLLTNLQRGNTQTQIHQLYVGNDITFHTLAGQGELTSDQIHSNSVDMTDEKGLTGLMWASAYGQLGSARQLLKRGANINRCGPKQQTSLHLAAAYGHHDVVKLLLSHGADPNACDEDGNTPLIYGAYCDHPHVCYELLTKGADVTFTNASNTSAYKAAIMNNSMNAKAVIENHLIPQIISNISMDEL, encoded by the exons ATGGAGAATCAGGTCCACTCGGAGTTAACTATGAAGAAGGAGCGAGAGGATGAGGATGAGATAAAGGAGGAGGAAGGTCGGTGCTCCGCCGAAAGCGAGAAGAGCGTCACCCCTGACGGGTCGGCGATCGGGATACGGCCGAAGCCTCTGATTTGCAAGCCGGAGAACGTCAATTGCAAGTCCGAGCCGATCGAGACGAAATGGGCACCAGGACACTGGGCGCCAGGAGCGTGGCAAGACGCGACCAGGACCAGCGCGTTCCAACCGTACAAG CCACCCACCCTACTCACGAATCTGCAAAGGGGTAATACTCAGACGCAGATACACCAGCTCTATGTCGGCAACGATATCACGTTTCACACCTTAGCAGGTCAAGGGGAACTTACGTCAGATCAAATACATTCAA ATTCAGTAGATATGACCGATGAAAAGGGCCTAACAGGATTGATGTGGGCAAGTGCTTATGGACAATTAGGTAGTGCCAGACAATTGCTCAAAAGAGGAGCCAATATAAATCGTTGTGGACCAAAACAACAGACCAGTCTGCATTTAGCGGCCGCCTACGGTCATCACGATGTCGTCAAATTGTTGTTAAGTCACGGTGCTGATCCTAATGCATGTGATGAG GACGGTAATACTCCGTTAATATATGGAGCATATTGTGATCATCCACACGTGTGCTATGAATTGTTAACAAAGGGTGCGGATGTAACGTTTACTAATGCCTCAAATACAAGTGCTTATAAAGCGGCAATCATGAATAATTCAATGAATG CTAAAGCGGTTATTGAAAATCATTTGATACCACAAATTATAAGCAATATATCAATGGATGAATTATAG
- the LOC105828260 gene encoding coatomer subunit delta: protein MVLIAAAVCTKAGKTMISRQFVEMTKARIEGLLAAFPKLMSPGKQHTFVETESVRYVYQPLEKVYMLLITTKASNILEDLATLKLFARVIPEYCSSMDEVEIAENAFNLIFAFDEIVALGYRENVNLAQIRTFVEMDSHEEKVYQAVRMTQEREAKNKMREKAKELQRQRMMEANKKGGVKSPGFGGGYGSGSIPPSIPAVGDTACFMPEPVKPSYKPKQKPTNAGPGAMKLGGKSRDVDSFVDQLKEEGENVVSGPLAAPGTKLTQITPQIINTELVHLRQEERLNIRVGRDGGLQNFELHGLVTLHISDEKWGRIRVQVENSDTRGIQLQTHPNVDKELFRAHGQIGLKVPTKPFPLNTDVGVLKWRFQAQDETALPISINCWPSENGEGGCDVNIEYELEQADLELNDVQINIPLPIGCNPIVSECDGQYTHEARRNTLVWSLPVIDASTKSGSMEFSAPSSTPADFFPLHISFTSKTSYAKIKISEVLLVEDESPVKYSVETVFFTDNYEVV, encoded by the exons ATG gTACTCATCGCCGCCGCGGTATGCACCAAAGCCGGGAAAA CCATGATCTCCCGGCAGTTCGTTGAAATGACGAAGGCGAGAATAGAAGGCCTACTTGCTGCATTTCCAAAACTAATGAGCCCAGGTAAACAACATACATTCGTGGAAACGGAATCTGTTAGGTACGTTTATCAACCCCTTGAGAAAGTATACATGCTGCTTATCACGACTAAGGCCAGCAATATTTTGGAAGACTTGGCGACATTGAAGCTCTTTGCAAGAGTA ATTCCAGAATATTGCAGCTCAATGGATGAAGTTGAAATAGCTGAAAATGCATTCAATTTGATATTTGCATTTGACGAGATAGTTGCGCTAGGATATAGAGAGAATGTCAATTTAGCACAAATCAGAACCTTTGTAGAGATGGATTCACATGAGGAGAAGGTCTATCAAGCAGTGCGAATGACACAGGAGCGGGAAGCTAAGAATAAAATGCGTGAGAAGGCCAAGGAATTGCAGAGGCAGAGAATGATGGAAGCTAACAAGAAGGGTGGAGTTAAAAGTCCTGGATTTGGTGGAGGATATGGAAGCGGTAGCATTCCCCCATCTATTCCGGCTGTTGGTGACACAGCTTGCTTTATGCCTGAACCAGTTAAACCTTCTTACAAACCCAAGCA gaAACCAACAAATGCTGGACCAGGTGCAATGAAATTGGGTGGCAAGTCTCGCGATGTAGACTCGTTTGTCGATCAATTAAAGGAGGAAGGAGAGAATGTCGTATCAGGACCTCTCGCTGCTCCTGGGacaaaattaacgcaaatCACTCCTCAGATAATTAACACAGAATT GGTTCATTTGAGACAAGAAGAGCGACTAAATATACGCGTTGGCCGAGATGGAGGTTTACAAAACTTCGAATTGCATGGTTTGGTAACTTTACACATCTCCGACGAGAAATGGGGACGCATTCGCGTGCAAGTCGAAAACAGCGACACGAGAGGAATACAGTTACAAACTCATCCAAACGTGGATAAAGAATTGTTCAGAGCGCATGGGCAGATAGGTCTGAAAGTACCTACGAAACCATTTCCCTTGAACACTGATGTTGGTGTGCTGAAATGGCGTTTTCAAGCCCAAGATGAAACGGCATTACCAATTTCAA TAAACTGTTGGCCTTCTGAAAACGGAGAAGGCGGTTGCGACGTGAATATTGAATACGAATTGGAGCAAGCTGATCTAGAGTTGAACGATGTCCAAATTAATATTCCCCTACCTATTGGATGCAATCCTATCGTCAGTGAATGCGACGGACAGTATACGCACGAGGCACGACGAAATACGTTAGTTTGGTCTCTGCCAGTGATCGATGCTTCAACGAAATCAGGCTCTATGGAATTTTCAGCTCCGTCCTCTACACCTGCAGATTTTTTCCCACTTCACATTTCGTTTACGTCTAAAACGTCGTATGCCAAAATTAAG aTTAGCGAAGTTTTGCTCGTAGAAGATGAGAGCCCAGTTAAGTATTCTGTAGAAACTGTGTTCTTCACTGATAATTATGAAGTTGTATAA